One Alphaproteobacteria bacterium LSUCC0396 genomic region harbors:
- a CDS encoding LpxI family protein encodes MKRLAIIAGKGPLPGEVAMAAIAQGHEVLILPIEGQADADFSGYQTVPIRLGAINKTRSIMLEHGIQTLVMVGKVVWPSMAALRPDFDGMKLLGKMITKGDDNALRHVAAYFAEKGIETIAVDIFLPDRKMPSGLIVGLAPDGDGEAAISLGMAVLDALGAHDVGQSIIVQNGRVIAIEAAEGSDEMIARAKPLLDAESGVGCLVKMRKTAQDTRLDMPVMGCVTIEAAAKAGLSLLAIEADTVLLADDLAAIKAACVAANMTLIGINRSTAK; translated from the coding sequence ATGAAACGGCTTGCCATCATTGCAGGAAAGGGGCCTTTGCCGGGCGAGGTTGCCATGGCAGCGATAGCCCAAGGCCATGAGGTTTTGATCCTGCCAATCGAAGGACAGGCAGACGCCGATTTCAGCGGCTATCAAACCGTGCCAATTCGCCTTGGGGCAATCAATAAGACCCGCAGCATCATGCTCGAGCATGGCATCCAGACATTGGTGATGGTTGGCAAGGTGGTCTGGCCGTCAATGGCTGCATTACGCCCGGATTTCGATGGGATGAAACTCCTTGGCAAGATGATCACCAAAGGTGATGATAACGCCCTTCGCCATGTTGCGGCCTATTTTGCTGAAAAGGGAATTGAAACCATCGCAGTCGACATATTTCTACCAGATCGGAAAATGCCATCCGGCCTGATTGTTGGTCTGGCGCCTGACGGCGATGGCGAGGCGGCAATTTCACTTGGCATGGCGGTTTTGGACGCGTTGGGCGCGCATGATGTTGGCCAGTCCATTATCGTTCAAAACGGCCGGGTGATCGCCATTGAGGCTGCCGAGGGCAGTGACGAGATGATTGCCCGTGCCAAGCCATTGCTTGATGCGGAAAGCGGGGTTGGCTGTTTGGTTAAGATGCGTAAAACCGCACAGGACACGCGCCTCGATATGCCCGTTATGGGCTGCGTTACAATTGAGGCGGCCGCCAAAGCAGGGCTATCACTTTTGGCGATTGAGGCAGATACCGTCCTTTTGGCCGACGATCTGGCGGCAATAAAAGCTGCTTGTGTTGCTGCAAATATGACCCTTATTGGCATTAACCGCAGCACAGCCAAATGA